Genomic DNA from Urocitellus parryii isolate mUroPar1 chromosome 5, mUroPar1.hap1, whole genome shotgun sequence:
TAAAGACGGTTTGCTAGGTTGGCCCCAAACCCCTGGGCCCAGGTGATCCTCCTAAGAAGCTGGAGCTGCAGGCAGAGGGCTGCTGCACCTGCTGACTCCACGTCTTTGAGCTCCTGAAGGTAAATGAGAGGGGGCTGTTGTTCCTCCACCTTCTCCCATCCCACCCGGCACCAGGTGGGTTCAGTGCCCTCCATGGTGCCCTCAAGGGTGGGCTGAGCTCTGCTCCGTCTGGGGAGCCCGGGGGAGACGGTACACGTGGAGGAGGTGAAGGCAGGGGACCTTTCACCCCcggacacacacacaggaggcTGGCTCAGGGGAACAGAGGCAGCTGCCTTTATTGGCGGCCTTGGGCCGGCTGGTGTCACTCGAAGGCTATGCACTTGATCTTGAAGTCGCCGTCCGCTGCCACATAGTTGATGGCCTCCAGGTTGAGGCGGTTGGGGAACTTGAACTCGTGTCCATCTGGCAGCTTGATGGTCAGGTCCGTCTGGTCAAAGGAGAAGCACACCTGGAGGTGGAGAGGGACTTGAGCCGGGCCGCAGCAGGACCCGGCCATGCTGACCCCGTGACCAGGCAGCGAGGGAGGGACCCAGGGTGGGGCCCAGGTCTAGAGACCCcaaacccagcacccccccaGGGCCCTGCCCCCCAGAGCCACCTCCACGACACTCCCAGGCTGGAAGGGGAAGGCGGGCTCGCGGTGCTCGGCCCCCCAGGCCCCGCCGTCCTTGCTGTTGCACACGATGGTATTGGCGTCCCCGAAGGCGTTGAAGCGCGGGTTGAAGTGCAGACACAGGTTGTTGCTGTCTTTGCCCAGGTTCAGCACGAAACTAGGGAAGAACAGGTGGACTTGAGGGTACCTTGGCCAGCTGAGGCCACCTCTGGTCAGTCCCTAAAGCAGACCAGTCTGTCACCCGGTACACCACTACTGCACCTTGCTGGGAGACTCATCCAACCAGACCAGAAACCCATATTCTAGTCTGGCCTTGCTGTGTGACTTGAGCTAGTCTCTgaccctctctgggtctcagtttgcTCGCTTGCGCAATGGGGGCTGCAGAAGAAAGATCTCTAAGGGTTTTGCTGTGCTGATGGCCCCAGACTCTTGCAgatctaacctttttttttttttttttttgtggtgctgggcattgaacccagggccttgtgcatgtggtATCCCCAGCCCGTGATCTAACCTTTTTGGTCAAGCTCAGGGACCCTCTTCAGATGGTGACCTCTGGGGGGGCAAATGTCCTGTCTTGTACATTTCTGAATCCCTGTTGCCTAGCACTGAGTGGGACACAGCATATACTGCCGAGTGAATGATCAgaggatttgggggctggggtgtggctccgtggcagagtGTGCActtagcacgtgggaggccctgggtttgattcccggCATCACgcaaaaagaggaaaagatggcTCTTTGCGTGGAGCGATGAGTGTGAAAAGAGTGTCTCTTACAAAGAAATCACTGCCCTCACTGATATACCCAGCCTCTGTCCTCCTCCAGCTCACCCCTGCCCCCGTGTTTATTGattaagaaactgaggcccagagaggttggTTGACTGGGCCAAGGTCATAAGGCTGCTGAGAGGAAGGGCCCTGGATGAGCGAATGAAGGACTGAAGATACAGAAGGGTGGGCCAGGGACGAGCAGCCCTGGGAAGGAGGGGCTCTAAGGGAGAGTGGGTGGCGCCCCCCTGTCCCCTTCTCCAGGGCCCAGCCTCAGATTCTGCCCAGGGTCGGAAAGGGAGGGGGCCAGCCAAGGAGAAGATGGGGCCGCAGCTGGTTTAATTTAGaggctgggagggggagggggcgagGATGGTGGGGGCGCCAGACCCGGCGGAGGAAGTGACTCACCCAGAAACGCAGCCAGCAGCTGGCCGCGGACCCGCTGGAGAAGCGGGCTTCCCGCCGGCCACGCCCACCCCGCCGCCCCACCCTGGCCTCCGAGCGCCATCCCCGCCATCGCCATCCCCGCTACCTCCCACACCCCTCACCTCTTGGCGTCGGGAGCCACCTCGCCGCGCACTCTGAGGCACTCTCCGGGTTTGAGGTTCAGGTTGCTGGCGACCAGACCCTGTGGCACACAAGACCCGCCCGCTGGGTTAGGGACAGGTGGCTTCCTGGGGCGGCTGGGCGTGGCAGTGGGGTCTTTCCCACCCTGTGTCCTCTGACCAGGCCACCGGGAAGCCTGGGGGACAGGACAGGTGCTTACAGGGAAAGCCCCTCTCCCCACAGGGACTCTGAGACATGGGGGTGCTCCCCACCACGGGCTCTGGATCTTGCCCTTGGGCTGCCGGACCTGGTTCAGAGCAGCCTGGGAGGCGGGGTTCAACGCCCCTCAATTAGCAGAGGCCACTGGCAGCGCTGCAGCCACTTGCCCAAGGTGACACTGGAGGGGTCTGTCCCTCTGCTGGAGAAATGGCCTGGGGCTACAGCAACCTCCCCCATCCGGGTCAAGCTCCTCTCTGCAGAGAGGTGCAGGGGCCAAAGAGGACACCGAGGACTATGGCCAGGCCCTTCTGCAGGAGGGAGAACCCCCAAAGATTAGGGCTGCCCCTCGGGATGGTTCAGGGTTAAGGAGACTGACCAGGACGCAGGCCACTGCCTGGCACTATGAGCCCTGGCACCAGGGCGGTGGGCAGGAGTTAACTGGAGTGAAGAGGTTCCTTCTGCCAGAAACTTGAAGCCTTCCCTAGGGGCCTAGGGAGACTCcggcctccccttccctccctcaccaGCCCCTTCAAGTGggattccccacccccacctggtcAGCCCAGAGGAACCAGCCCACCCCCGGCCAGGGAGACCTCCACCAGCAGCCCCCTGGCTCCTGCAGACTTTTTAGAGCTCTGGAGCAGAGGGTGGCTTGGCCCTGGAGCAGTGACTGGAGACAGCTGCAGCGGGGGAGGGGACATGAGGCTCTGGAGTGCAGGAGGGGGAAAGGACAGTGGCCTGGACCAAAGTGCCCCCCCACTGTGGCCACACCCTTCAAACTCCCACTTCTCCGAGCTGCAGAATTGAGCTGCAGAATCGCAGAATGTGGGACCTTGGCAGAACCAACTCCGCTGCCCCACCCTGGAGCAACCAGAAAATTCTTAAGCCACAGAAGGCCCTGGGGGACCAGGCGcccacccccattttacagatgtggccACTGAGGATCAAAGAAAAGAAGGCACTTGCCCAAGGCCATACAGCTGGGACTAGAGCCCCGCTTCGGAATGGCCCTGCACTCCCCTGGTCATCTGCTCCCCGCTATCCCCAGTCCTTGGGGTGGGGGACCCACACTCACACAAGCCATAGTGAAGCCTAGAGGGTGTTCCCGGGGTCTGCTGCTGGGCTGTCAAAGGGCTCCTCCGAGAGATGGGCCCGGCCGCTCCCACCCTTTTAACTGGACCGACCCGCTGAGTCCCGCCCCCGGAAGCTCAGCCAATTGCAAGTCAGGACTGGGATGGGGGCCACCAAGGCGGGGTCAATGGAATTTCTAAATCAATTCTGGAGCAGAGGTGACCAATCAGAGTGGCgattcccctccctccttcctagcCACGCCCCCAGGGTCCCACTCCACCTCCTATCCTTCATCCGCCCCCCATCCCAAAAAAACTTATGCGGCGGCAGAGATTGGGGGGAGCCAACGGAAAATAGTTTGAGGATGAGCTAGACCCAAAAGTTGGCGGGAAGGGGCCTGAGGCCGGCAGCTGAGCACAGGGGGCGCCCAGAGAGGAGGGCTGAGGGGCGCAGGATGCGCCAGGGAACTAGAGCTGGGGTAGGAGAGGCTGCGACCTGGGAGGGCCAGGGCGCGGCTCCCGCTGAGTGCCACTGCGGAGGGCTAGGGCCCGTGGCCACGAGGCCCTGGCCCCACCCGTCCCCGCCCCCCAGCCCCGGAAGCGGTGCCTGCAGCTGCCGCACTCGCTGCTCACTTTGAGCTAAAGAAAGGCTGGGCCCCGCGCCAGGGCTGAGGCTGTCAGCTGAGGCCTGCACCTCGGGTTGCCTGGGCGGAGGGGGCGGCTCTGAGAGTCGCTGCCCCCGGGAGCGCAGGCCTGGGAGGTGGCCCGCGGTGCGCCAGGCCCTGAGGGTTGGGGTCTCCACTCTGTGCAGCCCTGCCCCTCCCATCTCCTGTCTGAAGCCAGCCTCCTCTTCCCCACGTGCACAGCAGATATTctcttgagcacctactgtgtgcctgtcCCTGCTCCGACTTCAGAGGATACAGAGAGGAGCCCCTCCTAGTCCCTGTCCCTCCCGAGGAGCCCATGGTTGGGGTTAGGCGGAATCTGCCCAAGAAGCTAATGAAGAAACCCGGCGGTTCTAAGGCGAGTGGGATGGAGAAAGGGAGGCAGGGGGTCTCAAAGTGCGGCAAAGAAAGACTGGCCTTCCCGCAGGACACTGGCCTGAGGACAGGGAGCGTCTGAGCATGTAGGAGAAGGTGGGGGGCGAGACTGGAAGAAAGCCAACTGTACCCCGTCATGAAGGGGCTCGTGGGCCAGGTAAAGGGCTTGGCAAGTTTCATCCTAGGGTACTGGGGAGCCACCAAAAGTTGTAGGGAGGGTGAGTATTGAGACTAGACATGGGATATGGGGAAGGTTTCCGCAGCAGAGTTGAGGAGGCCTGCGGGCAGTCACCTCACATTTGGGACCCAGTGAAGGGAGGGGCACCAGGGGCTTGCCAGGGAGTTGTCAAGGGGTCCTGCTCTGTGTGGCCACCCCCCTTCTAAACTGTCAGCACTGAAGAGGGAGGGAGATGCGAGGAGGAGTGAGTCACATCTGGAGGCCAGGCCAGCACCACCCACCCCTCCCGGCCTCCCCAGCCGagcccccacacccccacaccccactTTTGCACCAGAGGACAGGGGTGTGTGTAGGGCCGCCCTCTGTGTGGGGACCCAGAGAAGGGGGCTGCACCCagagccccttccctctccccaggcCAGTGTCGCCTGCTAACCCAACCACAGAAGCTTCACTTTTTCCTGTGTGCCTCCCCCAAACCTCAGTCCTAGGGAGGGGCCGCTGGACCAGCCCAGCTCCACTCCTCTCCCAGAGATGCGCCCTGCCACGTCAGAACGGGGCCTCAGGAggtgccccagccccaggaccagaGGAGCTCTGGGCAGGGCACCTGGCCCAGCCAGGAGTTGGGGTCTCAGGTCCTGGGAGCTGCTCGCCCAGTCTCACCTGACCTGGAGAGTGGCCAGCACCAGGGAGTGCTGGCTCCTGGGCAGGGACGGGTCACTTCCGTCAGGGTCCAGCAGCATGGTCGAGGGTGCAGGTCCCCAGGAAGGCCCCACTGGGGTCTGGGGACTTGGGTTCTGCTTCTAACCCTGTTGTGCTCCCCACCCCAGGAAATCCCCGCTGCCCGGGCTCCTggcttgcctcagtctccccatctgCAAACTGGGCCTGTGGAATGCTGCTCTCCTGCGGAGGGTCACACAGGGCCTGACTCAGGTCAGTGACTCAGGCATCTCAGGTTTCAACTTGCCTGTGGCCCTTAGGGCCCTTTCTCCCAGACTGAGTTTATCTTCCTGGGGGATCTGCCAGGACTTTCCCTCTGGTTCCTAACACGTGTAACTGGGCTTTCAGGGAGACAAAAGATATCCGTGCCTGGCACAGAagcccaagcctgtaatcccagcgtcttgggaggctgaggcaggaggatggagagttcaaagccagcctcctgggcaaaagcaagacactaagcaactcagtgagactctgaatctaaacaaaatacaaaatagggctgggggtgtggttcagtggtccactgcccctgagctcaatcccaggtactccccctgccctcccccaaaagAGAGACCTTTACTAGAGACCCAGATCTCCGAGCATGCCCAGCCCTTTGGTTAGATGAACAAAGTCTCCAGTGTGTGCGAGTGTTCCAGATCAACTAGAACAAAAGCAGAGTCCATTTAAATGTCACCAGATTCAAAGACCTACACAGCGAGCCCACAGCTGATTTCAGGCTGGACTGCTCAACCAGGAAGCAACATTCTGAACCCAAATATCAAAGGGTTGATGTGGGGTTTAATGTTCCCAGAAGCTTGCTGGAAAGTCGTACTTTTCTTCCCAGGAAAACCCTACGTATAGTCAGATAGATAGCTCTGCCCTAGGACATCGCTCTCTTCCCTGAATGAGGGGTCTCTGCACCCTGCTTTGGGGTATGTATACCtttgctgtgttttatttttacttaaattaaaaaaaaaattttttttggtactggggattgaacccacgggcactTAACCttggagccacatcccctgccccattttcattttgtttagagacagtgtctcaccgAGTTGCCGAgcaccttgccgttgctgagactgactttgaactcgccatcctcctgcctcagcctcccaaactggtaggattacaggtgtatgccgcCACACCGGGTCTGCTTTGctgtttttaaacaaatctttGCTTGTGACTCGCTCTTGGTGTGTCTCCACGTGTCTTTTCAGTGGTGTAAGCCGAGAACCTGCCTGGGGGAGTTGAGGAcccactgctcccctgggaaggGTCTTCACAGATCCGGGGACATTCCTTTGGCAATCCAGATGGCACTGAGGAACCACCCGTGGTGAGTTGAACTGaatgctttctctctttcctttttgtaccagggattgaacccaggggcaagtaaccacggagccacatccccagccctttttattttttatgtaggaCAAGGCctcagctaagttgctgaggctggccttgaactcatgaacctcctgcctcagcctcccttgctgCTGGGATTGCCCGGCTACATTCTTTCTCCTATTTCATGCTGCAGAGTTTCTGCTTCTAACCTGCTGCTTTTTGTTTCTCACAGTGCAAGCCGAGCTCCTGCTTCACCCTACTCTGCCTGCGGCCTCTGGGAGTGAACTCTCCTAAAGGATACGCCCagcctcttttcatttttagcattttcatCCCTCCAGGTCTCCCACTGCCCTTGCGTTCCTCTTAGCCCAGCCCCGGGATGTAAAGTTGTGAAACTCTGAAACGCCTCAGCGGCACAGCCCCAAAGGAAAATGCCCAGTTGCAGGGTTTGATTATTTCTGAAGGACACACCCCGCTGTTGGCTTTGTTCAAGGACCCAGTGGCTGCCCCTCCCTGGCACCAGACGGTTCCCCTTAGGCTCATCTTGTTGTGTGCCTCATGCCCACCTCCGCCCCAAGGAATTCTTTGTGAGGATTTTGTGtcatttctattctattttaagGAAATTTGTTTCAGGGCTCGCTTGGGTGAGATTAGACTTTGAACTTAAAGAcgcaaggtgtgtgtgtggggggaccGGCTCTGGTTTTCCTAATTTGGGGAACCAGAACTCAGAAGCTTTGGAGTGTCTGGTAGTCAGAGGGGTCGCGTTTCCCCTGAGTACTCGGGGTATCTCCAGGGGCGCGGGGAGCAAGTGTTGCCCCAGGAGGAAGGCTCTGTCCTCGGCTacgtggtggcagcagcagccagGTGAGGCTGGCCGCACTGGGGTGCCGGAGCTCCGGGGGGGTCTGAGTATCCcatagtctttctttctttccttttgatctCCACCTGCAGGTTCGGAATTCTTTCAGCTGTTAAAATATGGGAAATTCAACGTCTGTCCCTGTAAACTCCCTTGGGATTCTATATTCAATAGTTGAAATCTCTACATTCAAAGCACAGATCTTACAAGGCCTGGCGTAGGGTCCCACGTTAGTAGGAGGCACGAGAAAGATCTGTGAGTAAACCAGTGAGTGGTGATCAAGGCCCGGGAGCGACTCGGGGAGACAATGGGAATCCTGTCTGGGTCTTAGTTAGACTGAAACCTTAAGAAGTGAACGAACACGGACCCAAGTTCTCAGGAGGGACGGAGTCTCCTGGGCACCCGCTGCAGATGTGAGGAGAGAATTTCAAAAGCCAACTCTGGGTCCTCAGTCCCCTGTcacccaatttttaaatttgacctTTGGGGCATTCAACAAAAAACATAAGGGCCCCATGAAACCTTGGAGACAGGACAGCAGGCGGGAGAACCAGCCCAGGGTGGCCCTGGCCACAGGCCCGGCCCCTCAGAGATATCCAAGGGCTCCACGCAAAAGAGGGGAAAAGGTTGGAGAGCTAGAGGACGTCACCATGGCAGACTGTCCCCAGCAGGGCCCATGGACACAGGGGCCGTGCCCCCTTCATAGAGAGGGGGACCCTGGGGCAGAGATCGCCTCATCTCCAGAGAGGGACAGGAGGCCACCCGCCCCATCAAGGTGCCCTGGAAGACGGATGCCTGAGGCCGTCACCACAGAAGAGGCTGCGTGGCTCCTGATGGGGCAGCCTGCTGGACGCTGGagcccagcccctgccttccTCGACCCCCAGGACCTTTCTAATCAAACTCGTGTGGCCACTGCACCCTGAGGCCAGCTGACTCAGAACCTTTCACTGGCAGATTTAAAAACTTGATTTCAGTCCAGTTCTTCAGGTCCGAAGAAAACCTCCTCACTGGACCCACTCCTTCCTGAACCCAGGGGCCCCTGGGGATCTTTTAAGCAGCCCACAGGCGGTGCCTCACGGGACACCCTTCATGGACTCACTCACCCGCAGCCCTCCTGACACCCCACAGGATTGTTCCTTAAGTATAGCCAGCCCCTTGCCAGGTGCCGTGGGCACGCCCGCGAtgccagcggctcgggaggcggaggcaagaggatcgcgagttccaagccagcctcagcaacttagtgaggccctaaacaacttagggagaccttgtctctaaaatatgtatatatgtatataaatacaaaaatgtcaat
This window encodes:
- the Lgals1 gene encoding galectin-1, whose product is MACGLVASNLNLKPGECLRVRGEVAPDAKSFVLNLGKDSNNLCLHFNPRFNAFGDANTIVCNSKDGGAWGAEHREPAFPFQPGSVVEVCFSFDQTDLTIKLPDGHEFKFPNRLNLEAINYVAADGDFKIKCIAFE